In Thermus aquaticus, one DNA window encodes the following:
- a CDS encoding helix-turn-helix domain-containing protein — MGGKFEGKVKITEELLFDEEFIAELKRRRETLGVSATRFARMLGLRPHWVLRVEQGKDYLARKPYYLVKRYLRALGFDE, encoded by the coding sequence ATGGGAGGAAAGTTCGAGGGCAAGGTCAAGATCACGGAGGAACTCCTCTTTGATGAGGAGTTCATCGCCGAGCTCAAGCGCAGGCGGGAGACCCTGGGAGTCTCCGCCACCCGGTTCGCCCGGATGCTGGGCCTCCGGCCCCACTGGGTCTTGCGGGTGGAGCAGGGCAAGGACTACCTGGCCCGCAAGCCCTACTACCTGGTGAAGCGCTACCTCCGGGCCCTGGGCTTTGACGAATAG
- a CDS encoding RNA-guided endonuclease InsQ/TnpB family protein, translating to MHKLLHIIPYTTIVHENLNIQALSRSRLSKGVLDAGWAQFLQILAYKAEEAGRRVVGVDPQHTSQDCPVCGHREKRPLWVREFTCPGCGTPLHRDVAAALNVLARAWTGPSGMGTAWAVPWSRAKPVSWEPRSLGLQSEESSQDQGEGGERHGRKVRGQGQDHGGTPL from the coding sequence ATACACAAACTCCTACACATAATTCCTTACACGACCATCGTTCACGAGAATCTGAACATCCAAGCCCTATCCCGCTCCCGTCTATCCAAAGGAGTTCTGGATGCGGGTTGGGCGCAGTTTCTCCAAATCCTCGCCTACAAAGCGGAAGAAGCTGGTAGGCGGGTCGTGGGGGTAGACCCCCAACATACAAGCCAGGACTGTCCAGTGTGCGGCCACCGGGAAAAGCGTCCCCTCTGGGTGAGGGAATTTACCTGTCCGGGTTGTGGGACTCCCCTGCATCGGGATGTGGCCGCCGCGCTGAATGTTCTGGCAAGGGCCTGGACGGGGCCTTCGGGGATGGGTACGGCGTGGGCCGTCCCGTGGTCACGGGCGAAGCCCGTATCTTGGGAACCGAGAAGCCTCGGACTTCAGTCCGAGGAGTCGTCACAGGACCAAGGAGAAGGGGGAGAACGCCATGGGAGGAAAGTTCGAGGGCAAGGTCAAGATCACGGAGGAACTCCTCTTTGA